In Toxotes jaculatrix isolate fToxJac2 chromosome 12, fToxJac2.pri, whole genome shotgun sequence, the following are encoded in one genomic region:
- the LOC121191040 gene encoding HMG box transcription factor BBX isoform X1, which translates to MKGGGRGKEPPVAGEVTGKRPKRKCLQWHPLLSKKALDFSEEEEEEDEEELEKQQVLCGQDQGSQMECGSTTEEVEEDSSEQRARRPMNAFLLFCKRHRSLVRQEHPRLDNRGATKILADWWAVLEPKEKQKYTDMAKEYKDAFMKANPGYKWCPTTSKPVKSPSCQPVSNPRKKVWSFPSNSSKDSATAKKVPKTDSMPQLNFAMADPTKMGGLSMLLLAGEHALTNREIPSSTKPSLPDSEGSCFPGDKEEMLSGTVPNRMLDVTESRIKSALSPLAESSLSAAPEGKPCRQSALFQLAEMCLASEAGKMDTVVSQPEDSSSAASFQQTTVKPEIKEEKADDCPPSPHTSALLPSLSCVTSTSTDAIPPQLSSQNTCVKKKSKKKEVAKSNNDSEIPCTAKKIIKKCNHAESNVDSVFSTIEAVAKGAWRNTEEKPKKKIQSSPGAGNSGFPKKKSKPKVKTFVKEKEEETGEDSGQCGQHSSSELEMKDEMTHVSPKAEAEEASIGSTDLQGSVAELHHSPCSPSPTKLKEEDKGKERQSEASCESNTENRGSRKSERSCKGALYKTLVSEGMLTSLRANIDRGKRGAFRASDHDANWCDDSWTVPQLGPNNPKKLKKSKSKDESSQGLGKLEEEFEKKFNSLPQYSPMTFDKKGTAVAKKKKTDSSAVQEEASKVGKGPSPSQKKTSFHKIVRKHKHKKEKPGAVDKVLQSDSTMLDSASKAKSCAPFAIMCPDVQGTTSVETLVGSQKRKARKTKITHLVRTADGSVSPAEEEKTRDLNQEQDKKPLHQQNLCNEKGCYSNPRAEEAERSTVPQELPAFFSLAALAEVAAMENVHRGQRGLAESQKKELAQTPVLISCADQ; encoded by the exons ATGAAGGGTGGAGGAAGGGGTAAGGAGCCACCTGTTGCAGGGGAGGTCACTGGCAAGCGCCCCAAACGTAAATGCCTGCAGTGGCACCCACTTCTCTCCAAAAAGGCTCTGGATTtctctgaggaggaagaagaggaggatgaagaggagctggagaag CAGCAAGTGTTGTGTGGCCAGGACCAGGGGTCACAGATGGAGTGTGGAAGCACaacagaggaagtggaggaggactCAAGTGAACAACGAGCACGGCGGCCAATGAAcgctttcctcctcttctgcaaACGCCACCGTTCTCTCGTGCGGCAGGAACACCCTCGTCTGGACAACCGCGGGGCCACCAAGATCCTGGCTGATTGGTGGGCTGTGCTGGAGcccaaagagaagcagaaaTACACAGACATGGCCAAGGAG TACAAGGATGCTTTCATGAAGGCAAACCCGGGCTACAAGTGGTGTCCCACCACCAGCAAACCAGTGAAGAGTCCTTCCTGTCAGCCAGTCAGCAATCCCCGCAAAAAAGTTTGGTCCTTCCCTTCCAACTCGTCTAAGGACTCCGCCACTGCCAAAAAAGTGCCCAAAACTGACAGCATGCCACAGTTAAACTTTGCCATGGCAG ATCCTACTAAGATGGGAGGACTTAGCATGCTGCTATTAGCTGGGGAACACGCCCTCACGAACAGGGAG ATCCCTTCCAGCACTAAACCCAGTTTACCTGACAGTGAAGGGAGCTGCTTTCCAGGGGATAAGGAAGAG ATGTTGTCTGGGACAGTACCGAACCGAATGCTTGACGTTACTGAAAGTAGGATCAAGTCTGCCCTTTCCCCACTGGCAGAG TCATCTCTGTCTGCGGCACCTGAAGGAAAACCGTGCAGACAgtccgctctcttccagctcgCTGAG ATGTGCTTAGCGTCTGAAGCTGGAAAGATGGACACAGTTGTATCTCAGCCGGAGGAcagctcctctgcagcctcTTTCCAGCAAACCACAGTCAAGCCAGAGATCAAGGAGGAGAAAGCTGACGactgtcctccctcccctcaCACATCAGCCCTGTTACCTTCGCTGTCCTGTGTCACTTCTACCTCCACTGATGCCATTCCCCCGCAACTCAGCAGCCAAAACACTTGTGTcaaaaagaagagcaagaaaaaaGAGGTGGCCAAGTCAAATAATGACAGTGAAATCCCTTGCACAGCGAAGAAGATCATCAAAAAGTGTAACCATGCGGAATCAAATGTGGACAGTGTTTTCAGTACGATTGAAGCGGTGGCCAAAGGGGCCTGGAGGAACACCGAGGAGAAGCCCAAGAAGAAGATTCAGAGCAGTCCTGGTGCTGGAAATTCTGGTTTTCCAAAAAAGAAGAGTAAGCCCAAAGTCAAGACCTTtgtcaaagaaaaagaggaagagacggGTGAAGACAGTGGGCAGTGTGGACAGCACAGCTCCTCTGAGCTGGAGATGAAGGACGAGATGACGCACGTTAGCCCCAAGGCAGAGGCCGAGGAGGCAAGTATAGGAAGCACAGACCTTCAGGGCAGTGTGGCAGAACTCCATCACTCCCCCTGCAGCCCCTCACCTACGAAGCTCAAAGAGGAGGACAAGGGGAAGGAGAGGCAGAGCGAAGCGAGCTGTGAGTCTAACACAGAGAACCGCGGATCCAGGAAATCAGAACGGAGCTGTAAAGGAGCCTTGTATAAAACCCTTGTTTCTGAGGGAATGCTGACATCACTGAGAGCCAATATCGACCGAG gtaaaaGAGGGGCTTTCCGTGCTTCTGATCATGATGCAAACTGGTGTGATGACAGCTGGACAGTTCCACAGCTGGGACCTAATAACCCCAAGAAGCTGAAAAAGTCCAAGTCCAAAGATGAATCTTCACAGGG CCTAGGGAAACTGGAGGAGGAGTTTGAAAAGAAATTTAACAGCCTGCCACAGTATAGCCCAATGACATTTGATAAGAAGGGGACTGCTGtcgcaaagaagaagaagacagacagctCCGCTGTCCAAGAGGAAGCCTCTAAAGTCGGGAAAG GGCCATCTCCATCTCAGAAAAAGACTTCATTCCACAAGATTGTTaggaagcacaaacacaaaaaggagAAACCAGGTGCAGTGGACAAAG TGCTACAGAGTGATTCCACCATGCTGGACTCAGCTTCAAAAGCCAAATCATGTGCCCCCTTTGCCATAATGTGCCCAGATGTCCAGGGCACCACTAGTGTGGAGACGCTAGTTGGTAGCCAGAAGAGGAAGGCTAGGAAGACTAAGATTACACACTTGGTGCGCACAGCTGATGGCAGCGTGTCTCCGGCTGAGG aggaaaaaactagGGACCTGAACCAGGAACAGGATAAGAAGCCATTACACCAACAGAATTTATGCAATGAAAAAGGGTGCTACAGTAATcccagagcagaggaggcagagaggagcacCGTACCGCAAGAGCTACCTGCTTTCTTCAGCTTGGCAGCCCTCGCTGAGGTAGCAGCCATGGAAAACGTTCACAG AGGCCAGAGAGGGTTGGCTGAGAGTCAGAAGAAGGAGCTTGCCCAGACTCCAGTCCTCATCTCCTGCGCTGATCAGTga
- the LOC121191040 gene encoding HMG box transcription factor BBX isoform X3: MKGGGRGKEPPVAGEVTGKRPKRKCLQWHPLLSKKALDFSEEEEEEDEEELEKQQVLCGQDQGSQMECGSTTEEVEEDSSEQRARRPMNAFLLFCKRHRSLVRQEHPRLDNRGATKILADWWAVLEPKEKQKYTDMAKEYKDAFMKANPGYKWCPTTSKPVKSPSCQPVSNPRKKVWSFPSNSSKDSATAKKVPKTDSMPQLNFAMADPTKMGGLSMLLLAGEHALTNREIPSSTKPSLPDSEGSCFPGDKEEMLSGTVPNRMLDVTESRIKSALSPLAESSLSAAPEGKPCRQSALFQLAEMCLASEAGKMDTVVSQPEDSSSAASFQQTTVKPEIKEEKADDCPPSPHTSALLPSLSCVTSTSTDAIPPQLSSQNTCVKKKSKKKEVAKSNNDSEIPCTAKKIIKKCNHAESNVDSVFSTIEAVAKGAWRNTEEKPKKKIQSSPGAGNSGFPKKKSKPKVKTFVKEKEEETGEDSGQCGQHSSSELEMKDEMTHVSPKAEAEEASIGSTDLQGSVAELHHSPCSPSPTKLKEEDKGKERQSEASCESNTENRGSRKSERSCKGALYKTLVSEGMLTSLRANIDRGKRGAFRASDHDANWCDDSWTVPQLGPNNPKKLKKSKSKDESSQGLGKLEEEFEKKFNSLPQYSPMTFDKKGTAVAKKKKTDSSAVQEEASKVGKGPSPSQKKTSFHKIVRKHKHKKEKPVLQSDSTMLDSASKAKSCAPFAIMCPDVQGTTSVETLVGSQKRKARKTKITHLVRTADGSVSPAEEEKTRDLNQEQDKKPLHQQNLCNEKGCYSNPRAEEAERSTVPQELPAFFSLAALAEVAAMENVHRGQRGLAESQKKELAQTPVLISCADQ, encoded by the exons ATGAAGGGTGGAGGAAGGGGTAAGGAGCCACCTGTTGCAGGGGAGGTCACTGGCAAGCGCCCCAAACGTAAATGCCTGCAGTGGCACCCACTTCTCTCCAAAAAGGCTCTGGATTtctctgaggaggaagaagaggaggatgaagaggagctggagaag CAGCAAGTGTTGTGTGGCCAGGACCAGGGGTCACAGATGGAGTGTGGAAGCACaacagaggaagtggaggaggactCAAGTGAACAACGAGCACGGCGGCCAATGAAcgctttcctcctcttctgcaaACGCCACCGTTCTCTCGTGCGGCAGGAACACCCTCGTCTGGACAACCGCGGGGCCACCAAGATCCTGGCTGATTGGTGGGCTGTGCTGGAGcccaaagagaagcagaaaTACACAGACATGGCCAAGGAG TACAAGGATGCTTTCATGAAGGCAAACCCGGGCTACAAGTGGTGTCCCACCACCAGCAAACCAGTGAAGAGTCCTTCCTGTCAGCCAGTCAGCAATCCCCGCAAAAAAGTTTGGTCCTTCCCTTCCAACTCGTCTAAGGACTCCGCCACTGCCAAAAAAGTGCCCAAAACTGACAGCATGCCACAGTTAAACTTTGCCATGGCAG ATCCTACTAAGATGGGAGGACTTAGCATGCTGCTATTAGCTGGGGAACACGCCCTCACGAACAGGGAG ATCCCTTCCAGCACTAAACCCAGTTTACCTGACAGTGAAGGGAGCTGCTTTCCAGGGGATAAGGAAGAG ATGTTGTCTGGGACAGTACCGAACCGAATGCTTGACGTTACTGAAAGTAGGATCAAGTCTGCCCTTTCCCCACTGGCAGAG TCATCTCTGTCTGCGGCACCTGAAGGAAAACCGTGCAGACAgtccgctctcttccagctcgCTGAG ATGTGCTTAGCGTCTGAAGCTGGAAAGATGGACACAGTTGTATCTCAGCCGGAGGAcagctcctctgcagcctcTTTCCAGCAAACCACAGTCAAGCCAGAGATCAAGGAGGAGAAAGCTGACGactgtcctccctcccctcaCACATCAGCCCTGTTACCTTCGCTGTCCTGTGTCACTTCTACCTCCACTGATGCCATTCCCCCGCAACTCAGCAGCCAAAACACTTGTGTcaaaaagaagagcaagaaaaaaGAGGTGGCCAAGTCAAATAATGACAGTGAAATCCCTTGCACAGCGAAGAAGATCATCAAAAAGTGTAACCATGCGGAATCAAATGTGGACAGTGTTTTCAGTACGATTGAAGCGGTGGCCAAAGGGGCCTGGAGGAACACCGAGGAGAAGCCCAAGAAGAAGATTCAGAGCAGTCCTGGTGCTGGAAATTCTGGTTTTCCAAAAAAGAAGAGTAAGCCCAAAGTCAAGACCTTtgtcaaagaaaaagaggaagagacggGTGAAGACAGTGGGCAGTGTGGACAGCACAGCTCCTCTGAGCTGGAGATGAAGGACGAGATGACGCACGTTAGCCCCAAGGCAGAGGCCGAGGAGGCAAGTATAGGAAGCACAGACCTTCAGGGCAGTGTGGCAGAACTCCATCACTCCCCCTGCAGCCCCTCACCTACGAAGCTCAAAGAGGAGGACAAGGGGAAGGAGAGGCAGAGCGAAGCGAGCTGTGAGTCTAACACAGAGAACCGCGGATCCAGGAAATCAGAACGGAGCTGTAAAGGAGCCTTGTATAAAACCCTTGTTTCTGAGGGAATGCTGACATCACTGAGAGCCAATATCGACCGAG gtaaaaGAGGGGCTTTCCGTGCTTCTGATCATGATGCAAACTGGTGTGATGACAGCTGGACAGTTCCACAGCTGGGACCTAATAACCCCAAGAAGCTGAAAAAGTCCAAGTCCAAAGATGAATCTTCACAGGG CCTAGGGAAACTGGAGGAGGAGTTTGAAAAGAAATTTAACAGCCTGCCACAGTATAGCCCAATGACATTTGATAAGAAGGGGACTGCTGtcgcaaagaagaagaagacagacagctCCGCTGTCCAAGAGGAAGCCTCTAAAGTCGGGAAAG GGCCATCTCCATCTCAGAAAAAGACTTCATTCCACAAGATTGTTaggaagcacaaacacaaaaaggagAAACCAG TGCTACAGAGTGATTCCACCATGCTGGACTCAGCTTCAAAAGCCAAATCATGTGCCCCCTTTGCCATAATGTGCCCAGATGTCCAGGGCACCACTAGTGTGGAGACGCTAGTTGGTAGCCAGAAGAGGAAGGCTAGGAAGACTAAGATTACACACTTGGTGCGCACAGCTGATGGCAGCGTGTCTCCGGCTGAGG aggaaaaaactagGGACCTGAACCAGGAACAGGATAAGAAGCCATTACACCAACAGAATTTATGCAATGAAAAAGGGTGCTACAGTAATcccagagcagaggaggcagagaggagcacCGTACCGCAAGAGCTACCTGCTTTCTTCAGCTTGGCAGCCCTCGCTGAGGTAGCAGCCATGGAAAACGTTCACAG AGGCCAGAGAGGGTTGGCTGAGAGTCAGAAGAAGGAGCTTGCCCAGACTCCAGTCCTCATCTCCTGCGCTGATCAGTga
- the LOC121191040 gene encoding HMG box transcription factor BBX isoform X2 → MKGGGRGKEPPVAGEVTGKRPKRKCLQWHPLLSKKALDFSEEEEEEDEEELEKQVLCGQDQGSQMECGSTTEEVEEDSSEQRARRPMNAFLLFCKRHRSLVRQEHPRLDNRGATKILADWWAVLEPKEKQKYTDMAKEYKDAFMKANPGYKWCPTTSKPVKSPSCQPVSNPRKKVWSFPSNSSKDSATAKKVPKTDSMPQLNFAMADPTKMGGLSMLLLAGEHALTNREIPSSTKPSLPDSEGSCFPGDKEEMLSGTVPNRMLDVTESRIKSALSPLAESSLSAAPEGKPCRQSALFQLAEMCLASEAGKMDTVVSQPEDSSSAASFQQTTVKPEIKEEKADDCPPSPHTSALLPSLSCVTSTSTDAIPPQLSSQNTCVKKKSKKKEVAKSNNDSEIPCTAKKIIKKCNHAESNVDSVFSTIEAVAKGAWRNTEEKPKKKIQSSPGAGNSGFPKKKSKPKVKTFVKEKEEETGEDSGQCGQHSSSELEMKDEMTHVSPKAEAEEASIGSTDLQGSVAELHHSPCSPSPTKLKEEDKGKERQSEASCESNTENRGSRKSERSCKGALYKTLVSEGMLTSLRANIDRGKRGAFRASDHDANWCDDSWTVPQLGPNNPKKLKKSKSKDESSQGLGKLEEEFEKKFNSLPQYSPMTFDKKGTAVAKKKKTDSSAVQEEASKVGKGPSPSQKKTSFHKIVRKHKHKKEKPGAVDKVLQSDSTMLDSASKAKSCAPFAIMCPDVQGTTSVETLVGSQKRKARKTKITHLVRTADGSVSPAEEEKTRDLNQEQDKKPLHQQNLCNEKGCYSNPRAEEAERSTVPQELPAFFSLAALAEVAAMENVHRGQRGLAESQKKELAQTPVLISCADQ, encoded by the exons ATGAAGGGTGGAGGAAGGGGTAAGGAGCCACCTGTTGCAGGGGAGGTCACTGGCAAGCGCCCCAAACGTAAATGCCTGCAGTGGCACCCACTTCTCTCCAAAAAGGCTCTGGATTtctctgaggaggaagaagaggaggatgaagaggagctggagaag CAAGTGTTGTGTGGCCAGGACCAGGGGTCACAGATGGAGTGTGGAAGCACaacagaggaagtggaggaggactCAAGTGAACAACGAGCACGGCGGCCAATGAAcgctttcctcctcttctgcaaACGCCACCGTTCTCTCGTGCGGCAGGAACACCCTCGTCTGGACAACCGCGGGGCCACCAAGATCCTGGCTGATTGGTGGGCTGTGCTGGAGcccaaagagaagcagaaaTACACAGACATGGCCAAGGAG TACAAGGATGCTTTCATGAAGGCAAACCCGGGCTACAAGTGGTGTCCCACCACCAGCAAACCAGTGAAGAGTCCTTCCTGTCAGCCAGTCAGCAATCCCCGCAAAAAAGTTTGGTCCTTCCCTTCCAACTCGTCTAAGGACTCCGCCACTGCCAAAAAAGTGCCCAAAACTGACAGCATGCCACAGTTAAACTTTGCCATGGCAG ATCCTACTAAGATGGGAGGACTTAGCATGCTGCTATTAGCTGGGGAACACGCCCTCACGAACAGGGAG ATCCCTTCCAGCACTAAACCCAGTTTACCTGACAGTGAAGGGAGCTGCTTTCCAGGGGATAAGGAAGAG ATGTTGTCTGGGACAGTACCGAACCGAATGCTTGACGTTACTGAAAGTAGGATCAAGTCTGCCCTTTCCCCACTGGCAGAG TCATCTCTGTCTGCGGCACCTGAAGGAAAACCGTGCAGACAgtccgctctcttccagctcgCTGAG ATGTGCTTAGCGTCTGAAGCTGGAAAGATGGACACAGTTGTATCTCAGCCGGAGGAcagctcctctgcagcctcTTTCCAGCAAACCACAGTCAAGCCAGAGATCAAGGAGGAGAAAGCTGACGactgtcctccctcccctcaCACATCAGCCCTGTTACCTTCGCTGTCCTGTGTCACTTCTACCTCCACTGATGCCATTCCCCCGCAACTCAGCAGCCAAAACACTTGTGTcaaaaagaagagcaagaaaaaaGAGGTGGCCAAGTCAAATAATGACAGTGAAATCCCTTGCACAGCGAAGAAGATCATCAAAAAGTGTAACCATGCGGAATCAAATGTGGACAGTGTTTTCAGTACGATTGAAGCGGTGGCCAAAGGGGCCTGGAGGAACACCGAGGAGAAGCCCAAGAAGAAGATTCAGAGCAGTCCTGGTGCTGGAAATTCTGGTTTTCCAAAAAAGAAGAGTAAGCCCAAAGTCAAGACCTTtgtcaaagaaaaagaggaagagacggGTGAAGACAGTGGGCAGTGTGGACAGCACAGCTCCTCTGAGCTGGAGATGAAGGACGAGATGACGCACGTTAGCCCCAAGGCAGAGGCCGAGGAGGCAAGTATAGGAAGCACAGACCTTCAGGGCAGTGTGGCAGAACTCCATCACTCCCCCTGCAGCCCCTCACCTACGAAGCTCAAAGAGGAGGACAAGGGGAAGGAGAGGCAGAGCGAAGCGAGCTGTGAGTCTAACACAGAGAACCGCGGATCCAGGAAATCAGAACGGAGCTGTAAAGGAGCCTTGTATAAAACCCTTGTTTCTGAGGGAATGCTGACATCACTGAGAGCCAATATCGACCGAG gtaaaaGAGGGGCTTTCCGTGCTTCTGATCATGATGCAAACTGGTGTGATGACAGCTGGACAGTTCCACAGCTGGGACCTAATAACCCCAAGAAGCTGAAAAAGTCCAAGTCCAAAGATGAATCTTCACAGGG CCTAGGGAAACTGGAGGAGGAGTTTGAAAAGAAATTTAACAGCCTGCCACAGTATAGCCCAATGACATTTGATAAGAAGGGGACTGCTGtcgcaaagaagaagaagacagacagctCCGCTGTCCAAGAGGAAGCCTCTAAAGTCGGGAAAG GGCCATCTCCATCTCAGAAAAAGACTTCATTCCACAAGATTGTTaggaagcacaaacacaaaaaggagAAACCAGGTGCAGTGGACAAAG TGCTACAGAGTGATTCCACCATGCTGGACTCAGCTTCAAAAGCCAAATCATGTGCCCCCTTTGCCATAATGTGCCCAGATGTCCAGGGCACCACTAGTGTGGAGACGCTAGTTGGTAGCCAGAAGAGGAAGGCTAGGAAGACTAAGATTACACACTTGGTGCGCACAGCTGATGGCAGCGTGTCTCCGGCTGAGG aggaaaaaactagGGACCTGAACCAGGAACAGGATAAGAAGCCATTACACCAACAGAATTTATGCAATGAAAAAGGGTGCTACAGTAATcccagagcagaggaggcagagaggagcacCGTACCGCAAGAGCTACCTGCTTTCTTCAGCTTGGCAGCCCTCGCTGAGGTAGCAGCCATGGAAAACGTTCACAG AGGCCAGAGAGGGTTGGCTGAGAGTCAGAAGAAGGAGCTTGCCCAGACTCCAGTCCTCATCTCCTGCGCTGATCAGTga